The Chloroherpetonaceae bacterium genome has a segment encoding these proteins:
- a CDS encoding asparagine synthetase B, with the protein MLHRAVGLCILLSAIASQAVGQKLLIPMDKTQTDHLKAYGVAYWCLQKGIVVDWLLNYRGGSFLVDALPAVASELVVRGVRYEELTSAETTRILAEIESEDNNAAVMRLEKAPKIVVYVPPTNLPWDDAVTLVLTYAEIPFAKVWDEEVLRGDLKKYDWLHVHHEDFTGQYGKFFAGFRNAPWYIRQVRDAEQMARKLGFTKVSEEKKAVARAIRDFVGEGGFMFAMCSAPDSYDIALAAEGIDIVPAEFDGDGVTPDANKKLDFSKTFAFENFTVSLNPFEYSKSNIDINPQMTGSATGPENDYFTLFEFSAKFDPVPSMLTQNHTSIIKGFYGQTTSFRKSLIKSSVVIMGEKKGTEEVRYLHGNYGKGQFCFYGGHDPEDYQHHIGDPPTNLALHKNSAGYRLILNNVLFPAAQKKKQKT; encoded by the coding sequence ATGCTGCACAGAGCTGTAGGACTATGTATACTGCTGAGCGCAATCGCTTCGCAGGCTGTTGGGCAGAAGTTACTGATTCCAATGGACAAGACACAAACTGACCACCTGAAAGCATATGGTGTAGCGTATTGGTGTTTGCAGAAGGGAATCGTTGTCGATTGGCTACTGAATTATCGTGGAGGCTCTTTTCTCGTTGATGCGTTGCCAGCTGTAGCTTCAGAGCTTGTTGTTCGAGGTGTGCGCTACGAAGAACTCACCAGCGCAGAAACGACACGCATTCTTGCAGAGATTGAGAGTGAGGATAATAATGCAGCCGTAATGCGCCTTGAAAAAGCACCAAAGATTGTCGTCTATGTGCCTCCGACAAACTTGCCGTGGGACGATGCAGTAACGCTGGTGCTGACCTACGCTGAGATTCCCTTTGCCAAAGTGTGGGACGAAGAAGTGCTGCGAGGCGACCTCAAAAAATACGACTGGCTACATGTGCATCACGAAGATTTCACAGGGCAATATGGCAAGTTCTTTGCAGGCTTCCGCAATGCGCCATGGTATATCCGACAAGTGCGAGACGCAGAGCAAATGGCACGTAAATTAGGCTTCACGAAAGTAAGTGAAGAGAAGAAAGCCGTTGCGCGTGCGATACGCGACTTTGTGGGAGAAGGCGGCTTTATGTTTGCAATGTGCTCCGCACCAGATAGCTACGACATTGCCCTTGCGGCTGAGGGTATTGACATTGTACCTGCCGAATTCGATGGCGACGGCGTAACGCCTGATGCAAACAAAAAGCTGGATTTTTCCAAAACCTTTGCTTTTGAAAACTTTACCGTAAGCCTAAACCCATTTGAATACTCCAAGTCTAACATTGACATCAATCCGCAAATGACGGGCAGCGCAACTGGACCTGAGAACGATTACTTCACGCTCTTCGAGTTCAGTGCGAAGTTTGACCCTGTGCCCTCTATGTTGACGCAAAATCATACATCTATCATCAAAGGGTTTTATGGGCAAACCACCTCCTTTCGCAAGTCGCTCATTAAGTCATCGGTGGTGATTATGGGCGAAAAGAAAGGCACAGAAGAAGTGCGTTACCTACATGGCAACTATGGCAAAGGGCAATTTTGCTTCTATGGCGGGCACGACCCCGAAGACTATCAGCATCACATTGGCGACCCACCAACTAATCTGGCGCTGCACAAAAACTCTGCTGGCTACCGCCTAATTCTTAACAATGTGCTCTTCCCAGCGGCGCAAAAGAAGAAGCAGAAAACATAA
- a CDS encoding RluA family pseudouridine synthase: protein MQINAMTEHDFIDEIDDTLDDDAPLAPKRLLIRVAAHQGRERIDKFLARQIQNATRTRVQAAIEAGRVLVNGHPTKANYKLSPHDVIEVIYTHPPAPEMKPENIPLDIVYEDEALLVVNKPAGMVVHPAFGNWTGTLANAVLHHTASQLSNFNGDALRPGIVHRLDKDTSGLIVVAKDDATHEALAKQFAARTTEKRYQAIVWGQPKFSSGTIKTNIGRSKRHRKMMAAYPYSEAPDAEGKPAITDYTVLESYTYFSLLELRLHTGRTHQIRVHLQHLGCPIVSDEMYGGKFKRSLPFAQSEAFLNNLYELLPRQALHAAYLAFVHPKRKEKVSFSAPLPNDMTQALEKIKRIHSSYSVYD from the coding sequence ATGCAAATCAATGCCATGACGGAGCACGACTTCATAGACGAAATAGACGACACATTAGATGACGATGCACCGCTTGCGCCTAAGCGCCTTTTGATTCGTGTTGCTGCTCATCAAGGTAGAGAGCGCATTGATAAGTTTTTGGCACGCCAGATTCAAAATGCAACCCGCACGCGTGTGCAAGCCGCCATTGAAGCTGGGCGTGTATTAGTTAATGGTCACCCAACCAAAGCTAATTACAAACTTTCTCCTCACGATGTGATTGAAGTTATCTACACCCACCCGCCTGCCCCTGAAATGAAGCCTGAAAATATCCCACTTGACATCGTCTATGAAGACGAAGCCTTACTGGTCGTCAACAAACCTGCGGGAATGGTCGTGCACCCTGCTTTTGGCAATTGGACAGGCACGCTTGCCAATGCCGTGCTGCACCACACTGCTTCGCAACTTTCGAACTTTAATGGCGATGCGCTGCGCCCAGGCATTGTGCATCGCTTAGATAAAGATACTTCTGGCTTAATCGTCGTAGCCAAAGATGACGCCACACACGAAGCGCTTGCCAAGCAGTTTGCCGCTCGCACCACTGAAAAGCGCTATCAGGCAATTGTCTGGGGTCAGCCGAAATTCTCAAGTGGCACGATTAAAACCAACATTGGTCGCAGTAAGCGTCATCGAAAGATGATGGCTGCGTATCCTTATAGCGAAGCCCCTGACGCTGAAGGCAAGCCTGCTATCACAGATTACACCGTTCTTGAATCATACACCTATTTTTCTTTGCTGGAACTTCGGCTGCACACTGGTCGCACACACCAAATCCGTGTGCATTTGCAGCATCTTGGCTGCCCTATTGTCTCCGACGAAATGTATGGCGGAAAATTCAAACGCTCACTGCCCTTTGCTCAAAGTGAAGCCTTTCTGAATAACCTCTATGAACTTTTGCCACGACAGGCTTTGCATGCTGCATACTTAGCATTTGTGCATCCAAAGCGAAAAGAAAAGGTTTCATTTTCTGCTCCTTTGCCTAACGATATGACCCAAGCCCTTGAAAAAATTAAACGCATCCATTCATCATACTCTGTGTATGACTAA
- a CDS encoding lysophospholipase yields MTNWLQRLSLFFLIGAFGCGVSQTPTASVFDITADDRAVYERLIREPDTTVCYFTSFDLTPIAYRLILPAKEPNMVVAFIHGIAAQSKLYLPLADSLARRGIATALLDLRGHGCSGGPRGDVPSLDALVRDVRLFLDTLRYRFPGKKLILGGHSLGAGLSLRFLLEFSDRKHLYRAPDGLILMAGGFFSNPRCDSLELQARRQFLRRGAFASLDGWKMAAVFPASLLNLKPYPIKLILPNDALVEKAVRDTLLTTEYTMQFLFAAFPTDLAAAYRQIKFPTLLVVGQRDELVRICDADTSLKRLINAEARELFVVQDANHINIIWKSAGAISDWLLSNIPLTSSNTSSQP; encoded by the coding sequence ATGACTAATTGGCTACAGCGACTTTCTCTGTTCTTTTTGATTGGTGCATTTGGCTGCGGCGTCTCCCAAACGCCAACTGCGTCCGTGTTTGACATTACTGCCGATGACCGAGCCGTCTATGAGAGACTTATCCGCGAGCCTGACACAACGGTTTGTTATTTTACTTCGTTTGACCTCACACCTATTGCTTACCGTCTGATATTGCCCGCTAAGGAGCCTAATATGGTGGTTGCTTTCATTCACGGCATTGCTGCACAGTCCAAATTGTATCTTCCACTTGCCGATTCACTGGCGCGGCGTGGCATTGCCACTGCGCTATTAGACCTGCGTGGGCACGGTTGCTCCGGTGGCCCAAGAGGCGATGTTCCTTCGCTTGATGCGCTGGTGCGCGATGTAAGATTGTTTCTTGACACCTTGCGGTATAGATTTCCGGGCAAAAAGCTCATTTTAGGTGGGCATAGCCTTGGAGCTGGGCTTTCACTCCGTTTTCTTCTGGAGTTTAGTGACCGCAAACACTTGTATCGTGCGCCTGATGGGCTCATCCTAATGGCGGGTGGTTTTTTCAGCAATCCTCGGTGCGACAGTCTCGAGCTTCAAGCAAGGCGGCAATTTCTCCGACGTGGAGCATTTGCCTCACTTGATGGATGGAAAATGGCAGCCGTCTTTCCTGCTTCGCTGCTCAATCTTAAACCTTACCCCATCAAGCTTATTTTGCCAAACGATGCGCTGGTCGAGAAAGCCGTGCGCGATACGCTGCTTACGACTGAATACACAATGCAATTTCTTTTCGCTGCTTTTCCAACTGACCTTGCTGCGGCTTATCGGCAAATAAAGTTTCCAACTTTGCTCGTTGTAGGTCAGCGCGATGAACTGGTGCGCATTTGCGATGCCGATACATCTCTCAAGCGCCTTATTAACGCCGAAGCAAGAGAACTTTTTGTCGTGCAAGATGCTAACCACATCAACATTATTTGGAAATCTGCGGGGGCAATCAGCGACTGGCTTCTCAGCAACATCCCCCTTACTTCCAGCAATACCTCATCACAGCCTTAA
- a CDS encoding energy transducer TonB — protein sequence MPEVLEQKQVADLSKLPPASRNVTSNERPAKTHSFIHLDYLDTENLRHIDYGALKLRKEVHLYLAKGVLIASSIALLMIFSYVSWKFIKSHLEGDEEEAAQVVVTRTVSIVDLPPPPPIDEKAPPPPPPAAFKPPQSPDVGEIKRVRDEEAPPTRTIATQEKLKEMIEKGVVTGDDTTGLSEARGYVASALGRGEQLVLEHKEKEEDPDPDVFVALEKEPQFVNQVKPVYPEIARKGGIEGRVVVRVLIDRDGKPKKAQIVKNPGIDVFDEAAIDAVMQSTYSPAIQNGRPVKCWMTIPINFRLTGPEK from the coding sequence ATGCCAGAAGTATTGGAGCAAAAGCAGGTTGCTGACCTGAGCAAGCTGCCACCTGCCTCACGCAATGTCACGAGCAATGAGCGTCCAGCGAAAACCCACTCGTTTATCCATCTGGATTACTTGGACACAGAAAACCTGCGACACATTGACTATGGTGCATTGAAGCTACGCAAAGAGGTGCACCTCTACCTTGCAAAGGGAGTGCTGATTGCTTCCAGCATTGCGTTGCTAATGATATTTAGCTACGTGAGCTGGAAGTTTATCAAGTCGCATCTGGAAGGGGACGAAGAAGAAGCGGCACAGGTGGTGGTAACGCGCACAGTAAGCATCGTTGATTTGCCGCCACCACCGCCCATAGATGAAAAAGCGCCACCGCCACCGCCGCCTGCAGCCTTCAAGCCACCACAGTCGCCAGATGTCGGAGAAATTAAGCGAGTGCGAGACGAGGAAGCGCCACCCACGCGCACCATTGCGACACAAGAAAAGCTAAAAGAAATGATTGAAAAAGGTGTTGTAACCGGCGACGACACCACAGGGCTTTCAGAAGCGCGTGGCTATGTAGCTAGTGCCTTAGGCAGAGGTGAGCAGTTGGTGTTGGAGCACAAAGAAAAAGAAGAAGATCCAGACCCCGATGTCTTTGTCGCATTGGAGAAAGAGCCGCAATTTGTCAATCAAGTGAAACCAGTCTATCCTGAAATTGCGCGTAAAGGTGGCATTGAAGGACGCGTAGTTGTGCGTGTGCTGATTGATAGAGACGGCAAACCCAAAAAGGCGCAAATAGTTAAGAATCCCGGCATTGATGTCTTTGATGAAGCAGCAATTGATGCCGTGATGCAATCAACCTATTCGCCAGCGATTCAGAATGGCAGGCCAGTGAAGTGCTGGATGACAATTCCAATCAACTTCCGCCTGACAGGGCCGGAAAAATAA
- the rfaE1 gene encoding D-glycero-beta-D-manno-heptose-7-phosphate kinase, with amino-acid sequence MSKKLSDLFRSFERQRIAVVGDVMLDRYIFGTVSRISPEAPVPVVDVKEVSHRLGGAANVAMNIHSLGAEALLFGVIGRDDDGSLLVSEMTAEDFSAEFLIVDPSRPTTCKTRVIAQNHHIVRIDAEMRKPISAEIERSLFESLAGQIQRIDAIIFEDYNKGVLTPSLISRITALARKHNVPVAVDPKRENFFAYQKCTLFKPNLKETSDALGEHFANTDEDAARACAALQRRLKSDYVLLTRSEKGATIYNGTAVHIPSVALEVADVSGAGDTVIAVATMGLAAGLDILDAARIANVAAGIVCAEVGAVAVDRQKLYEQCKKHFNSK; translated from the coding sequence ATGTCGAAGAAACTTAGCGACCTTTTTCGTTCTTTTGAGCGCCAGCGTATTGCTGTCGTTGGCGATGTTATGCTAGACCGATACATCTTTGGCACTGTTTCACGTATCTCACCCGAAGCACCCGTTCCAGTGGTTGATGTGAAGGAAGTCTCTCACCGACTTGGCGGTGCCGCAAATGTGGCGATGAACATTCACTCGCTTGGTGCTGAAGCCTTGCTGTTTGGCGTCATTGGGCGAGACGATGATGGTTCGTTGCTTGTCTCTGAAATGACAGCGGAGGATTTTTCTGCAGAATTCTTAATAGTCGACCCCTCGCGTCCCACCACTTGCAAGACGCGCGTGATTGCTCAAAATCACCACATTGTGCGCATTGATGCGGAAATGCGCAAGCCTATCTCTGCTGAGATTGAGCGCTCACTTTTTGAAAGCCTTGCTGGACAGATTCAGCGCATTGATGCGATTATCTTCGAGGATTACAACAAAGGTGTGCTCACACCCTCGCTCATTAGTCGCATTACGGCACTGGCGCGCAAGCACAATGTGCCCGTTGCAGTTGACCCGAAGCGAGAAAACTTCTTTGCCTACCAAAAATGCACGCTCTTTAAGCCGAATCTCAAGGAAACATCTGATGCACTGGGTGAGCATTTTGCAAACACCGATGAAGATGCTGCTCGCGCTTGTGCTGCGTTGCAGCGGCGGCTGAAGTCGGACTATGTGCTACTGACGCGCAGCGAGAAAGGCGCCACGATTTACAATGGCACTGCGGTGCATATTCCATCTGTGGCACTGGAAGTGGCTGATGTCTCTGGCGCTGGCGATACGGTCATCGCGGTGGCTACAATGGGACTGGCAGCTGGCTTAGACATTTTAGACGCTGCACGGATTGCAAATGTGGCAGCTGGAATTGTATGCGCGGAGGTGGGAGCTGTCGCCGTAGACCGACAAAAACTCTACGAGCAGTGCAAAAAGCACTTTAATTCAAAATGA
- a CDS encoding bifunctional phosphoglucose/phosphomannose isomerase, with translation MEKISTRLIEKYDRSQMREKLETLYTQFQTPLETLNPKALPKADKIKNVVITGLGGSAIGGDLVRTYLSDECTVPIVVNRNYTLPEFVSSSSLVIVSSYSGNTEETISAYKQAIEKKAKICCISSGGAVLKLAKTHHHYTLKLPEGYPPRTAIGFLFSAMLRVLTECQLIADKTDAIAETASYLQHASLRYADFKDEQNLAIELARKSVGKMPLIYTSDDFTSGVGLRWKGQICENAKILAYTNTLPELNHNELVGWKLNENLLKRMHVIFLHDRDDHPRTAIRMHITHQMIRKYTKAISHVESEGNSLLTRIFSLVLLGDWMSYYLALMQNIDPTPVKAIDQLKEALQNEA, from the coding sequence ATGGAAAAAATCTCTACCAGACTCATTGAGAAGTATGACCGCAGCCAGATGCGCGAAAAACTGGAGACGCTCTACACGCAGTTCCAGACCCCGCTTGAAACCTTAAATCCCAAAGCGCTCCCAAAAGCCGATAAAATCAAAAACGTGGTCATCACAGGCTTAGGGGGCTCGGCGATTGGTGGCGACCTTGTGCGCACCTACCTCAGCGATGAATGCACTGTGCCAATTGTGGTCAATCGCAACTATACCTTGCCTGAGTTTGTCAGCAGCTCCTCGCTGGTCATTGTCTCCTCCTACTCTGGCAACACTGAAGAGACGATTTCAGCGTACAAGCAGGCGATAGAAAAAAAAGCAAAAATTTGCTGCATTTCGTCGGGCGGCGCAGTGCTGAAATTAGCTAAAACGCATCACCACTACACCCTAAAATTGCCAGAAGGATACCCGCCACGCACGGCGATTGGATTTTTGTTCTCAGCGATGCTACGCGTGCTGACCGAGTGTCAGCTCATTGCCGACAAAACAGATGCAATAGCCGAGACAGCCAGTTATTTACAACATGCCTCGCTGCGATATGCCGACTTCAAAGATGAACAGAATTTAGCCATAGAACTGGCGCGTAAGTCCGTGGGCAAAATGCCGCTCATTTACACAAGTGACGATTTCACCAGTGGAGTCGGCTTGCGCTGGAAAGGACAAATCTGTGAAAACGCCAAGATTTTGGCATACACCAATACCTTGCCTGAACTGAACCACAACGAACTGGTAGGCTGGAAACTCAATGAAAATCTGCTAAAGCGAATGCACGTGATTTTCCTGCATGACCGAGACGACCATCCACGCACTGCAATCCGAATGCACATCACGCATCAGATGATTAGAAAATACACCAAAGCAATCTCTCACGTGGAAAGCGAGGGTAACTCGCTCCTCACACGTATCTTCTCACTGGTGCTCTTGGGCGACTGGATGAGCTACTACCTTGCCTTAATGCAGAACATTGACCCAACGCCCGTCAAAGCAATCGACCAGCTAAAGGAAGCCTTACAAAATGAAGCATAG
- the ispD gene encoding 2-C-methyl-D-erythritol 4-phosphate cytidylyltransferase, with product MQGLAVVAAGGLSKRMNLPAGQSKQYLRLGRYPVICHTLKAFEKAQTIVRVAVATKHDDTERLRRLIKRYGFTKVCAVVEGGKERQDSIFNALQVFAADIEKAQHKTVMLIHDGARPLIQPSEIDQIAHWAWKFGACVPATKPKDTIKQVDASANFFQKTLERSSLRLVQTPQGFWAKLIFEAHQRAKAENFYATDDAALVERFFPNQRIKVFEMGYHNLKITTPEDVAIARAILKRLQPLS from the coding sequence ATGCAGGGATTGGCGGTGGTCGCAGCAGGCGGGCTGAGCAAGCGAATGAACCTGCCAGCAGGTCAAAGCAAACAATACCTGCGACTGGGACGTTACCCTGTGATTTGCCACACGCTAAAGGCTTTTGAGAAGGCACAAACAATTGTGCGCGTGGCGGTGGCTACCAAGCATGACGATACAGAGCGGCTCAGGCGGCTCATCAAGCGGTATGGATTTACGAAAGTGTGTGCCGTCGTCGAGGGTGGCAAAGAGCGGCAAGACTCGATTTTTAACGCATTGCAAGTGTTTGCAGCTGACATTGAAAAAGCCCAGCACAAAACCGTGATGCTCATCCACGATGGAGCACGCCCACTCATTCAACCGAGCGAAATCGACCAGATTGCGCACTGGGCGTGGAAGTTTGGGGCGTGCGTGCCTGCAACAAAGCCAAAAGACACCATCAAGCAGGTCGATGCTTCAGCCAACTTTTTCCAAAAAACCCTTGAGCGTAGCTCCCTTCGACTAGTGCAAACGCCACAAGGCTTTTGGGCAAAGCTCATTTTTGAGGCGCATCAGCGTGCCAAGGCTGAAAACTTTTACGCAACAGACGATGCAGCACTGGTGGAACGATTTTTCCCAAACCAGCGCATCAAGGTCTTTGAAATGGGGTATCACAATCTCAAAATCACAACACCTGAGGATGTGGCGATTGCCCGAGCGATTCTAAAACGCCTTCAACCTTTGTCTTGA